In Spirochaetota bacterium, the sequence CCACTGCTAAAACCCTCTCTCAGGAGAATATACTGATAGCTGTAACCTCTGAGGGGACAATTCATATTCTAGAGAAACAGGTTGATTTGAACCAGCTATCAATGATAGTGAAGAGATTGTTAAACGAAAATCCAGAGAGGCAGGTGATAGTCTTTGCTGACAGACTGGCTCCAAGCGGAGAGGTTGTTGATGTTATTGATGTGTGCAATCTTAGCGGAGTGAAAAAAGTCAATATAGCGGCTATTAAAAAATGAAATTTACCTTTCCAAAGAAGGCGGAGAATATTAAATATCTCATCCTGGCCCTGCTAATTAGCGTATTATTATATCTTCTGCTTCCTGTTTCCTATTATCTCTTTTACTCGCAGGTCAATAAAATCCTGAATGCGAGAGAGGCAAAGACCGTTAAGGTGGATGTTGTACAGATTCAAAAGAAGGAAAGAAAGATTTTAAAGATTGAAAAACCGAAAAAGAAGAGATTAGAGAGATTTCAAAAGAAGTTCTTTTCGAGATTTGATCTTGATCTTTCGGTTTTATCCTCAGAGGATGGCGGCCCTGGCATCATGGCTTCAGGATTTGAGAATGTTATTGAAGAGGGAGAGGCGGATATACCCCCAATAAAAAGGATATTTATGCCGCCTAGGTATCCAACCCGGGCCAAGGAAGAGGGCATAGAGGCTAAGGTGATCGCTAAGCTATTGATTGATGAGATGGGAAACGTTGTTCGGGTGAGGATCATAGATGCTCCGCGCTTCTGGGGATTTGGCGAGGCCGTAATTGAGGCGTCAAAGAACTGGAAGTTTGAACCGGCGAAATTGAACAACCTGCCTGTCAAGGTATGGGCTACACAGGTGGTGGAGTTTAGATTATGAAAGGGCTTATCATTGTGATCCTCATCGTGCCCGCGCTTCTATTTGCAGGGGAGGATAAGGGCGTTATATATCTAAATAGGGCGAATATGCAATTTAAGAATAAGCAATATTCCAAAGCTCTACTGAATTACCAAAAGGCTCTCGAATTTCCTGTAAACAAGGCATTGGTTTATTATAATATGGCCAATCTTTATTA encodes:
- a CDS encoding biopolymer transporter ExbD, which encodes MYNFVNRRREDTDELNISPLIDMIFILLIFFVVTTSFSRETGVEVNKPKASTAKTLSQENILIAVTSEGTIHILEKQVDLNQLSMIVKRLLNENPERQVIVFADRLAPSGEVVDVIDVCNLSGVKKVNIAAIKK
- a CDS encoding energy transducer TonB; the protein is MKFTFPKKAENIKYLILALLISVLLYLLLPVSYYLFYSQVNKILNAREAKTVKVDVVQIQKKERKILKIEKPKKKRLERFQKKFFSRFDLDLSVLSSEDGGPGIMASGFENVIEEGEADIPPIKRIFMPPRYPTRAKEEGIEAKVIAKLLIDEMGNVVRVRIIDAPRFWGFGEAVIEASKNWKFEPAKLNNLPVKVWATQVVEFRL